From the genome of Candidatus Paceibacterota bacterium, one region includes:
- a CDS encoding metalloregulator ArsR/SmtB family transcription factor, protein MSATLKYLRALSDATRLRIVALLDKDELSVNELQEVTRMGQSRISTHLGLLQDSCLVQSRREGKRTFYKLSPPANAAAGEFIQLAIRGARELPEHGDDQINLKRILGRRREQAQVYFNQVAGRFDRVYGPGRSWQAFGHLLLRILPPLTVADLGSGEGLLSELLARRCRKVIAVDNSEKIVAFGAAKAKKNNLKNLEFRLGDLQNPPVEAGSVDLVILSQALHHAQDPAKAVSSAYRMLKPGGQIMILDLARHNFERAHEFYGDRWLGFAESDLHRWLEAAGFKRIEISVVAREEQPPHFETVLAGGQK, encoded by the coding sequence ATGTCGGCCACTTTGAAATATCTGCGGGCCTTGTCCGATGCCACGCGCCTGCGCATCGTGGCGTTACTGGACAAGGACGAACTGTCGGTCAACGAGCTCCAAGAGGTCACCCGCATGGGGCAGTCGCGCATCTCGACGCACCTGGGTCTGTTGCAGGACTCGTGCCTGGTGCAGTCACGGCGGGAGGGCAAGCGCACGTTCTACAAACTCAGCCCGCCGGCGAACGCCGCCGCGGGCGAATTCATACAACTGGCGATTCGGGGAGCCCGCGAGCTGCCGGAGCACGGGGACGATCAGATCAATTTGAAGCGGATTCTGGGCCGCCGGCGGGAGCAGGCGCAGGTTTACTTCAACCAGGTGGCTGGGCGGTTCGACCGCGTCTATGGGCCGGGCCGGTCCTGGCAGGCGTTCGGGCACCTGTTGCTGCGGATTCTGCCGCCCCTGACCGTGGCGGATCTGGGTTCCGGGGAAGGGCTGCTGAGCGAGTTGTTGGCCCGCCGCTGCCGGAAGGTGATTGCGGTGGATAACTCGGAGAAGATCGTCGCTTTTGGCGCCGCCAAGGCGAAGAAGAACAACTTGAAGAACCTCGAATTCCGCCTGGGCGATCTGCAGAACCCGCCGGTAGAGGCAGGCAGCGTGGACCTGGTGATTCTCAGCCAGGCCTTGCACCACGCGCAGGATCCGGCCAAAGCGGTCTCCAGCGCCTACCGCATGCTGAAACCCGGCGGGCAGATTATGATTCTCGACCTTGCCCGGCATAATTTTGAGCGCGCCCACGAGTTTTACGGCGACCGGTGGCTGGGATTTGCCGAGAGTGACCTGCACCGCTGGCTCGAGGCCGCCGGCTTCAAACGCATCGAAATCAGCGTCGTCGCCCGCGAAGAACAGCCCCCCCACTTCGAAACCGTGCTGGCGGGCGGACAGAAGTAG
- the rfbC gene encoding dTDP-4-dehydrorhamnose 3,5-epimerase, with protein sequence MKVLTCDIAGLLVLEPKVHGDARGFFLETWNRRRYREAGLDADFVQDNVSFSRRGILRGLHCQNPNPQGKLLQVLQGEVFDVAVDLRRSSPTFGKWHGLVLSAESKRQFYVPPGFAHGFLVLSETALFHYKCTEFYSPGDELAIRWDDPDIGIAWPSKEPLISERDAKGLRLREVPPQRLFA encoded by the coding sequence GTGAAGGTCTTAACCTGCGATATTGCGGGGCTGCTGGTGCTTGAACCCAAGGTGCACGGCGACGCGCGGGGCTTCTTTCTGGAAACCTGGAACCGGCGCCGCTATCGCGAAGCGGGGCTGGATGCGGATTTCGTGCAGGACAACGTCTCGTTCTCGCGCCGGGGCATCCTCCGCGGGCTGCACTGCCAGAACCCAAATCCGCAGGGCAAACTGCTCCAGGTGCTCCAGGGCGAAGTGTTCGACGTGGCAGTGGATCTCCGGCGCAGCTCGCCGACCTTCGGCAAGTGGCACGGCCTGGTGCTCAGCGCCGAGAGCAAGCGCCAGTTCTACGTCCCGCCTGGATTCGCGCATGGCTTCCTGGTGCTGAGCGAGACCGCGCTGTTCCATTACAAGTGCACCGAGTTCTACTCGCCGGGCGATGAGCTGGCCATCCGGTGGGACGACCCGGACATCGGCATCGCCTGGCCATCGAAGGAGCCGCTCATCTCGGAGCGCGACGCCAAGGGCCTGCGCCTGCGCGAGGTGCCGCCCCAACGCCTCTTTGCATGA
- the rfbB gene encoding dTDP-glucose 4,6-dehydratase, which yields MITDNPETMNLLITGGAGFIGSNLIHHVIGRPEVDRLVNLDCLTYAGRLENLAAIATHPKYAFEKVDLRDKAAVLEVVQRHGITHVMHLAAESHVDRSITGPGDFVHTNVVGTFNLLEACRATWLNPAPGPAPRAARFHHVSTDEVYGSLGPVGFFTETTPYAPNSPYSASKASSDMLVRAYHHTYGLETVITNCSNNYGPFQFPEKLIPVVIQSVLTRKPVPVYGDGMNVRDWLYVRDHAEALWLVLTRGRAGETYNIGGHNEWANLNIVQLICDLIDEMAPQLGGSSRKLITFVKDRPGHDRRYAIDAAKIKQDLGWVPAHKFEEGIRETVRWYLDNQDWVRSVLKPQP from the coding sequence CTGATAACCGACAACCCGGAAACAATGAACTTACTGATCACTGGCGGAGCCGGCTTCATCGGCTCCAATCTCATCCACCACGTCATTGGCCGGCCCGAGGTGGACCGGCTGGTCAACCTCGATTGCCTCACTTACGCCGGGCGTTTGGAAAACCTCGCCGCCATTGCCACGCATCCGAAGTACGCCTTCGAGAAGGTGGACCTGCGGGACAAGGCCGCCGTGCTGGAGGTTGTGCAGCGGCACGGCATCACCCACGTCATGCACCTGGCCGCCGAGTCGCACGTGGACCGCTCCATTACGGGCCCCGGCGACTTCGTGCACACCAACGTCGTTGGCACCTTCAACCTCCTGGAAGCCTGCCGCGCCACGTGGCTGAACCCCGCCCCAGGCCCCGCGCCTCGCGCAGCTCGCTTCCACCATGTCTCCACCGACGAAGTCTATGGCAGCCTGGGGCCGGTTGGCTTCTTCACCGAGACCACCCCCTACGCGCCCAACTCGCCTTACTCGGCCAGCAAGGCCTCCAGCGACATGCTCGTGCGGGCCTATCACCACACCTACGGCCTGGAGACTGTCATCACGAATTGCTCGAACAACTACGGACCTTTCCAATTCCCCGAAAAGCTTATCCCCGTGGTCATCCAAAGTGTGCTCACCCGCAAACCCGTTCCCGTCTATGGCGACGGCATGAACGTGCGCGACTGGCTCTACGTGCGCGACCACGCGGAGGCATTGTGGCTCGTGCTGACGCGCGGACGCGCCGGTGAAACCTACAACATCGGCGGCCACAACGAGTGGGCGAACCTGAACATCGTGCAACTGATTTGCGATCTCATTGACGAAATGGCCCCGCAGCTCGGCGGCAGCTCCCGCAAGCTGATCACCTTCGTCAAGGACCGCCCGGGCCACGACCGCCGCTACGCCATTGACGCCGCCAAAATCAAACAGGACCTGGGCTGGGTCCCCGCCCACAAGTTCGAGGAAGGCATCCGCGAAACCGTGCGCTGGTACCTCGACAATCAGGACTGGGTCCGCTCGGTCCTGAAACCGCAGCCATGA
- a CDS encoding CDP-alcohol phosphatidyltransferase family protein, whose translation MASSPGRHWKFYFVQALTLVRAPLIFLFLAVSVFCGHPLSELWFIVAFAAMILSAVTDLFDGYFARKFQVTSRLGSYADPMIDKVFYLTTFPTLIYLAARVGQHAHASALLVLAILFLLRDQWVSFLRSLGALHNLSAKANWSGKARTLISFPTICVIYYFLQAPVGWRLQFPEPVVYGLEGLSVVINLISIGVYTLHYWPALRTELRLPDEDKPPGD comes from the coding sequence ATGGCCTCTAGCCCCGGGCGCCATTGGAAGTTCTACTTCGTCCAGGCGCTAACGCTGGTGCGGGCGCCGCTGATCTTTCTATTCCTGGCCGTCAGCGTTTTCTGCGGCCACCCCCTCTCGGAGCTCTGGTTCATTGTCGCGTTTGCCGCGATGATCCTCTCGGCGGTCACCGACCTGTTCGACGGCTACTTCGCCCGCAAGTTCCAGGTCACCTCCCGCCTCGGCAGCTATGCCGACCCGATGATAGACAAAGTGTTCTACCTGACCACGTTTCCCACGCTGATCTACCTGGCGGCTCGCGTAGGCCAGCACGCCCACGCGAGCGCTTTGCTGGTGCTGGCCATCCTGTTCCTGCTGCGCGACCAGTGGGTCTCATTCCTGCGGTCCCTGGGCGCCCTTCACAACCTCAGCGCCAAGGCCAACTGGTCGGGCAAGGCGCGCACGCTCATCTCGTTCCCCACCATCTGCGTGATCTACTACTTCCTCCAGGCCCCGGTCGGCTGGCGCCTGCAGTTCCCGGAACCGGTGGTCTACGGGCTGGAGGGCCTAAGCGTGGTCATCAACCTAATCTCCATCGGGGTTTACACCCTGCACTACTGGCCCGCGCTCCGGACCGAACTGCGCCTCCCGGACGAGGACAAGCCGCCAGGCGACTGA
- the ahcY gene encoding adenosylhomocysteinase — MPTLTKTNGKARASSDYKIKDLTLAEWGRKEISVAEQEMPGLMSVREKYGATKPLKGVRVTGSLHMTIETAVLIETLVELGASVRWASCNIFSTQDQAAAAIAKAGVPVFAFKGESLEDYWDFTLAALTHPGGKGPELIVDDGGDATLLLHKGYEMEHGSDWVNTPSGSHEEEVIKKLLRRCAKERPGWFTRIVKEWKGVSEETTTGVHRLYQMLEAGKLLVPAINVNDSVTKSKFDNLYGCRESLADGLKRALGVMIAGKTACVCGYGDVGKGSAHSLRGFGARVIVTEIDPINALQAAMEGFEVKTTEDTLGEADIYVTCTGNRDVITLEHMLKMKDQAIVCNIGHFDNEIQVDRLNTAKGVSRVTIKPQVDRYDLPGDRSIYLLAEGRLVNLGCAEGHPSFVMSNSFTNQVLAQLDLWSNRDKYKPAVYRLSKKLDEEVARLHLEKIGVKLTKLTRKQADYIGVPIEGPYKPDHYRY, encoded by the coding sequence ATGCCAACCTTGACCAAGACTAACGGCAAAGCGCGCGCATCGAGCGACTACAAAATCAAAGACCTCACCCTTGCCGAATGGGGCCGCAAGGAAATCTCGGTAGCCGAGCAGGAAATGCCCGGCCTGATGTCCGTGCGCGAGAAGTACGGCGCCACCAAACCGCTCAAGGGCGTCCGCGTGACCGGCTCGCTCCACATGACCATTGAAACGGCGGTGCTGATCGAGACCCTGGTCGAGCTGGGGGCTTCGGTGCGCTGGGCGAGCTGCAATATCTTCAGCACCCAGGACCAGGCGGCGGCCGCGATTGCCAAGGCCGGGGTGCCCGTCTTCGCCTTCAAAGGCGAATCGCTGGAAGATTACTGGGATTTCACGCTGGCCGCGCTGACTCACCCGGGCGGCAAAGGGCCCGAACTGATCGTGGACGATGGCGGCGACGCCACCCTGTTGCTCCACAAAGGCTATGAGATGGAACACGGCAGCGATTGGGTCAACACCCCGAGCGGCAGCCACGAGGAGGAGGTCATCAAGAAACTCCTCCGGCGCTGCGCCAAGGAGCGCCCCGGCTGGTTCACCCGGATCGTCAAGGAATGGAAGGGCGTCAGCGAGGAAACCACCACCGGCGTCCATCGTCTCTACCAGATGCTCGAAGCCGGCAAGCTGCTGGTGCCGGCCATCAACGTCAACGACTCCGTTACCAAGTCCAAGTTCGACAACCTCTATGGCTGCCGCGAATCACTCGCCGACGGCCTGAAACGGGCGCTCGGCGTCATGATCGCCGGCAAGACCGCTTGCGTCTGCGGCTACGGCGACGTCGGCAAAGGCAGCGCGCACAGCCTGCGCGGCTTTGGCGCGCGCGTGATCGTGACCGAGATTGACCCGATCAACGCCTTGCAGGCCGCCATGGAAGGGTTTGAAGTCAAAACCACTGAAGACACCCTGGGCGAGGCGGACATCTACGTCACCTGCACCGGCAACCGCGACGTCATCACCCTGGAGCACATGCTCAAGATGAAAGACCAGGCCATCGTCTGCAACATTGGCCACTTCGACAACGAGATCCAGGTGGACCGGCTCAACACCGCCAAAGGGGTTTCGCGGGTGACCATCAAGCCCCAGGTGGACCGTTACGACCTGCCGGGCGACCGGAGCATCTACCTGCTGGCCGAGGGCCGCCTGGTCAACCTCGGGTGCGCCGAAGGCCATCCCAGCTTCGTCATGTCCAACTCCTTCACCAACCAGGTCCTGGCGCAGCTCGACCTCTGGAGCAACCGCGACAAGTACAAACCGGCGGTCTATCGCCTGTCCAAGAAGCTCGACGAAGAAGTCGCCCGTTTGCACCTGGAGAAGATCGGGGTGAAACTGACCAAGCTAACCCGCAAGCAGGCCGACTACATCGGCGTGCCCATCGAAGGCCCCTACAAGCCCGATCACTACCGATACTAG
- the rfbD gene encoding dTDP-4-dehydrorhamnose reductase has translation MTAELPHILLVGKVGQVGWELRRTLAPLARVTGVDFPEIDLTKADSIRRWVRESRPNIVINAAAYTAVDKAESEPDKAMSINGVAPGILAEEAAKSRALLVHYSTDYVFDGTKTAPYIETDAPNPLGVYGRTKLAGDEAVRAVGGAHLIFRLCWVYGARGQNFLLTIMRLAREREKLRVVSDQAGCPTWSRMIAETTALALKQGLAARDWSAFTGTYHLASSGITSWHGFAQAIVNLMPTDGRKCSSVEAIPTAEYPTPARRPACSALACDKLVRTFGLRLPHWEESLKQVLEA, from the coding sequence ATGACCGCAGAGCTGCCACACATTCTGCTTGTCGGCAAGGTCGGCCAGGTCGGCTGGGAACTGCGCCGCACTCTGGCGCCCCTGGCCCGCGTCACCGGTGTGGACTTTCCGGAAATTGACCTCACCAAGGCCGACTCCATCCGCCGATGGGTGCGCGAGAGCCGCCCCAACATCGTCATCAATGCCGCGGCCTACACCGCCGTGGACAAGGCCGAGTCGGAGCCGGATAAGGCGATGAGCATCAACGGTGTGGCCCCGGGCATCCTGGCGGAAGAAGCCGCGAAATCGAGGGCGCTCCTGGTGCACTACTCAACCGACTACGTCTTTGACGGCACCAAAACCGCGCCTTACATCGAGACCGATGCGCCCAACCCGCTGGGGGTCTATGGCCGCACCAAGCTGGCCGGGGACGAAGCCGTCCGCGCCGTCGGCGGCGCGCACTTGATCTTCAGGCTGTGCTGGGTCTATGGGGCGCGGGGCCAGAACTTCCTGCTCACCATCATGCGCCTGGCCCGCGAGCGCGAGAAACTGCGCGTCGTGAGCGACCAGGCCGGCTGCCCGACGTGGTCGCGGATGATCGCGGAGACGACGGCGCTGGCGCTGAAGCAGGGGCTGGCGGCGCGCGACTGGAGCGCTTTCACCGGAACCTACCACCTGGCCTCGTCGGGCATCACCAGTTGGCACGGCTTCGCCCAGGCCATTGTTAACCTGATGCCAACTGACGGCAGGAAATGCTCGTCCGTCGAAGCCATTCCGACCGCGGAGTATCCGACACCCGCCAGGCGCCCGGCCTGCTCAGCGCTGGCCTGCGACAAGCTGGTGCGCACCTTTGGCCTGCGCCTGCCGCACTGGGAGGAAAGCTTGAAGCAGGTGCTGGAGGCCTGA
- the metK gene encoding methionine adenosyltransferase, producing the protein MSKNYIFSSESVGEGHPDKVCDTISDAVLDACLAQDPRSRVACETYAKSNLVVVGGEITTRAKLDFNAIARATIRDIGYTHDDDVFHADRVLIVNAITSQSPDIKQGVDARAAEGKKTAEQGAGDQGLMFGYATNETPELMPAPIMFAHQLGRELTRIRKTGAVKWLRPDAKSQVSVQYVDDQPVRITNVVVSTQHSSDVNHRTIERFIIEEIVKKVLPARLLDKKTTYLINPTGRFVVGGPQGDTGLTGRKIIVDSYGGMGRHGGGCFSGKDPSKVDRSAAYMGRYVAKNIVASGLATSAEIQFAYAIGYPDPVSVSIDTFGTGVVSDEQLERAVAEVFSFKPAAIIKQLNLLRPIYLKTTNYGHFGKNDPDITWEKTDKTAALRKAAVNGVPAVSAAALKKAETLLKRRSARA; encoded by the coding sequence ATGAGCAAGAACTACATCTTTTCTTCCGAGTCCGTCGGCGAGGGCCACCCGGACAAAGTCTGCGATACCATTTCCGACGCGGTGCTGGACGCCTGCCTGGCGCAAGACCCGCGCAGCCGCGTGGCCTGCGAGACCTACGCCAAAAGCAACCTGGTCGTGGTGGGCGGGGAAATCACCACCCGGGCAAAGCTGGATTTCAATGCCATTGCCCGCGCAACCATCCGCGACATCGGCTACACGCACGACGACGACGTCTTCCACGCGGACCGGGTGCTGATCGTGAACGCCATCACCTCGCAAAGCCCCGACATCAAGCAGGGGGTTGACGCGCGCGCCGCCGAGGGCAAGAAGACCGCCGAGCAAGGAGCGGGCGACCAGGGTTTGATGTTCGGCTACGCGACCAACGAAACCCCCGAGCTGATGCCGGCGCCGATCATGTTCGCCCACCAGCTGGGGCGCGAGCTGACCCGCATTCGCAAAACCGGCGCGGTCAAATGGCTGCGGCCCGACGCCAAAAGCCAGGTCTCGGTGCAGTACGTCGACGATCAGCCGGTGCGCATCACCAACGTGGTGGTATCCACGCAGCACTCGTCGGACGTGAATCACCGGACCATCGAGCGCTTCATCATCGAGGAGATTGTGAAGAAGGTTCTCCCGGCGCGCCTGCTGGACAAAAAGACGACCTACCTCATCAACCCGACCGGCCGGTTCGTGGTCGGCGGCCCGCAGGGCGACACCGGGCTGACCGGGCGCAAGATCATCGTGGACAGCTACGGCGGGATGGGGCGGCACGGCGGCGGCTGCTTCAGCGGCAAGGACCCCTCGAAGGTGGACCGCAGCGCGGCCTACATGGGCCGCTACGTGGCCAAGAACATCGTCGCCTCGGGCCTGGCCACGAGCGCGGAGATTCAGTTCGCCTACGCCATCGGCTACCCCGACCCGGTTTCTGTCAGCATCGACACCTTCGGCACGGGCGTGGTGAGCGACGAGCAGTTGGAGCGCGCCGTGGCCGAGGTATTCAGCTTCAAGCCGGCGGCGATCATCAAGCAGCTCAACCTGCTGCGCCCCATCTACTTGAAGACCACCAACTACGGCCACTTCGGCAAGAATGACCCCGACATCACCTGGGAGAAGACTGACAAAACGGCCGCGCTGCGCAAGGCGGCGGTTAATGGCGTGCCGGCCGTTTCGGCTGCCGCACTGAAGAAGGCGGAGACGCTGCTCAAGCGCCGGTCAGCCCGCGCGTAA
- the rfbA gene encoding glucose-1-phosphate thymidylyltransferase RfbA, with product MKGIILAGGAGSRLFPLTLVASKQLQPVYDKPMVYYPLTTLVEGGVREFCLISTPQDLPRFRQLLGDGSAWGLTIDYREQPKPEGIAQAFLIAESFIGKDAVTLILGDNVFYGGDSFYRAFAEFKGGATIFGYHVNDPERYGVVEFDASGQAISIEEKPRQPKSNYAVPGLYLYDNSVVTITRNLKPSARGELEITDVNVEFLRRKQLHVHRLSRGFAWLDAGTSSSLHEASAYVQTIEKRAGIKIGCPEEAAFRRGFLPLDRLEALSAEMPKCEYREYLVEVIAEAKRLGRQSNPEADNQ from the coding sequence ATGAAAGGCATTATCCTGGCCGGCGGAGCCGGCTCGAGGCTGTTCCCGCTCACCCTGGTGGCGAGCAAACAACTCCAGCCGGTCTATGACAAACCGATGGTGTATTATCCCTTGACGACGCTCGTCGAAGGCGGCGTCCGGGAGTTCTGCCTTATCTCAACGCCGCAGGATTTGCCTCGCTTCCGCCAGTTGCTGGGGGATGGCAGCGCGTGGGGACTGACCATTGACTACCGCGAGCAGCCCAAGCCAGAGGGCATCGCCCAGGCCTTTCTGATTGCCGAGAGTTTCATCGGGAAGGACGCCGTCACGCTGATCCTCGGCGACAATGTGTTCTACGGCGGTGACAGCTTTTACCGGGCTTTCGCCGAGTTCAAGGGGGGCGCGACCATCTTCGGCTACCACGTGAACGACCCCGAACGCTACGGCGTGGTGGAATTCGACGCCAGCGGCCAGGCGATTTCCATCGAGGAAAAGCCCAGGCAACCCAAGAGCAACTACGCCGTCCCCGGCCTCTATCTTTACGACAATAGCGTGGTGACGATCACCCGGAACCTGAAGCCGTCGGCGCGCGGCGAGCTGGAGATCACCGATGTGAACGTCGAATTTTTGCGGCGCAAGCAACTGCACGTGCACCGGCTCAGCCGCGGGTTCGCCTGGCTGGACGCCGGCACCAGCAGCAGCCTCCACGAAGCCTCGGCCTACGTGCAGACAATCGAGAAGCGCGCCGGCATCAAGATCGGCTGCCCGGAGGAGGCGGCGTTCCGGCGCGGCTTCCTGCCGTTGGATCGGCTCGAAGCCTTGTCGGCAGAGATGCCCAAATGCGAGTATCGCGAATACCTGGTCGAGGTGATCGCGGAGGCGAAGCGGTTGGGCCGGCAGTCCAACCCGGAGGCGGATAACCAGTGA
- a CDS encoding glycoside hydrolase family 16 protein, whose product MSKPLLAIVFCLTVLATGVAAEEKASPPKGWKLVWRDEFNGRKLNPKKWNVLLRERSKHNELQYYVPDEVYLENGCLRLRSRVRDYGAMHYTSGRVDTRGKLAPVYGRFEIRARLPGGKGLWPAHWLYPQNRDWPMERLMAEAVANGNERLIPEARPWYSEIDIMEFLGHEPNIVYGTLHYHTFEGQKKTSSVTWKADTDFSKYFHVYALEWQPDMLRWFLDGRLIHTTTNGIPHTPHYLILNTAVGGQWPGNPDATTTFPQFHDIDYVRVYQRDGYFSR is encoded by the coding sequence ATGAGCAAACCCTTATTAGCCATCGTATTTTGTCTAACCGTCCTCGCCACCGGCGTCGCCGCCGAAGAGAAGGCGTCCCCGCCAAAGGGCTGGAAACTGGTTTGGCGGGACGAGTTCAACGGCAGGAAGCTGAACCCGAAGAAGTGGAATGTGCTGCTCCGGGAGCGCAGCAAGCACAACGAATTGCAGTACTACGTGCCGGACGAGGTTTACCTGGAAAACGGCTGTCTGCGCCTGCGGAGCCGGGTCAGGGATTATGGCGCCATGCATTACACCAGCGGCCGGGTGGATACCCGGGGCAAGCTCGCGCCGGTTTACGGGCGGTTCGAGATCCGCGCCCGGCTGCCCGGCGGCAAGGGCCTCTGGCCGGCCCATTGGCTCTACCCGCAGAATCGCGATTGGCCGATGGAACGGCTGATGGCGGAAGCGGTCGCCAACGGCAACGAACGGCTGATCCCGGAAGCGCGGCCCTGGTATAGCGAGATAGACATCATGGAGTTCCTTGGGCACGAGCCGAACATCGTTTACGGCACGCTCCATTACCACACGTTCGAGGGCCAGAAGAAGACCAGCTCGGTGACGTGGAAAGCGGACACCGACTTCTCAAAATACTTTCACGTTTATGCCCTGGAATGGCAGCCGGATATGCTGCGCTGGTTCCTGGACGGCCGGCTCATCCATACGACGACGAACGGCATCCCCCACACCCCCCATTACCTGATCCTGAACACAGCCGTCGGCGGCCAATGGCCGGGCAACCCCGACGCCACCACCACCTTCCCCCAGTTCCACGATATTGATTACGTCCGTGTTTACCAGCGGGACGGGTACTTCAGCCGCTGA